Within the Fischerella sp. PCC 9605 genome, the region TCTTTTACTCCTACAGCAGTGTTAATCAAGATAGGCCAAATTGCTGTGATGAAAATTACGAATAATGCCGCAGGTTCGTTTTGTCTTAAAGCTGCCAAAGAAATAGGAACCCACGCCAAGGGCGGTACGGTTCGCAAAAACTGAAAGAGCGGATCTAAAGCCTTGGACATTGTTTTATTCACACCAATTAAAATTCCCAAGGCAATACCAAAAACCGCCGCAAGAGTGTAACTAATTGCTACCCGTTGCAAACTTGCCCAAATCTGCCAAAACAAACCTTTATCGATGCCACCTCTGTCATAAAAGGGATACAAAATCAATATCCAAGTGTCTTGAATAACCTGTATTGGCCCTGGCAATGTTGCACCTGGAATCCAAGAAAATAATTGCCACGCACCTAAAAAGATAAGTATGGCAATAACAGGCGGTATCAAGTCAGGAAATTGCTTTTGCAGACGAGATATGAAGCTATTATCGAAGTTATTGTTGGTGCGGCGTCTGGTGGCTATTGTCATTGTTTTTTCTCCTGAAATTGCTGGTGGTTGGTGGTTGTTTTTTAGTGGTTAGTGGTTCATTTTATCTACTAACTACTAACTATTAACCAATAACTAAACACTGACTTTCTTGATTTTGAGACTCTTCAAATATGCTTCTGGATTTTCTGGGTCAAACTTGATGCCATCAAAAAATTCTTCTACACCACGAGATGTACTTTTAGGAATGTCAGCAGCGGCGATTCCTGCTTCTTTTGCAGCTTCTTTCCAAATATCTTCGCGGTTAACTTTATCAATTAATGCTTTGGCTTTCGTTAAGTAATCTTTTGGCAAGAAACCCCAGCGAACGCTTTCTGTGATAAACCACATATCATGGCTTTTATATGGATAAGAAACGTTTCCTTTTTCATCTTTCCAGTAGTACGCTGCCATTGATTTATCGTCAATCTTGCGACCATCACCCATGTCATATTGACCTTGGTATG harbors:
- the ntrB gene encoding nitrate ABC transporter permease, which encodes MTIATRRRTNNNFDNSFISRLQKQFPDLIPPVIAILIFLGAWQLFSWIPGATLPGPIQVIQDTWILILYPFYDRGGIDKGLFWQIWASLQRVAISYTLAAVFGIALGILIGVNKTMSKALDPLFQFLRTVPPLAWVPISLAALRQNEPAALFVIFITAIWPILINTAVGVKEIPQDYNNVAKVLQLSKKEYFFNILIPAALPYIFTGLRIAIGLAWLAIIAAEIVMSGIVGIGFFIWDAYQNNNVSEIILALVYIGAVGLLLDKLMAWIQTRILPAEQK